CGTGTAGCCATCCCGGCACAATCGCCAAGTCCAATACTCGTGTCGCCAAGCAGATGGATCCGTTGCTTCTTCTTTGACGGGATCCACATCGGAGCTTGGCGCGGGTTCGACCGCGAGAGCTTCCGCCGGTTCGTTCTTCGCCACCGCGACGGGTTTTGGCGGACAGTTGATCTCGTGTTCCGCCAAAGTGTTCGCGATCAACTCCAACAAATCGCTGCCGTACGCCTCGATGAATTCGCTGGTGATCCCCGACACGGCTTCCAACTGCGTCGCGTTGGCGGGCTTGGTTTGGATCACTCGCTTGATCGTTGATTCAGAAAGGATTCGGTGCGGTGCAACATTCAAAGCCGCTGAACGTTTTCGACGAAACCGCTTGATCCGATCCGAAAGATCCTGGTCAAGCAACTCTTGCGAATCGTTCGACGTCAAAGGCTCCGCGGACACTACGCTCACTTCGTTCGCTGCATTCTCTTGTGTTGGCTGCGCCGGAGGAGAGGAAGTTGGAGTCTCCGTCGCAACGGATGGCTCGACATCACCGGGCTCTTCCTCCGCAACGTCACCGGACTCAATCTTACTGGCGACCTTGGCCAACTTTTTCGCAAGCGGGAACTTCAACTGCAACGAAGGCGGCAACGGAACCTGGCCATTCATCACCTGACGTCCCAAGCCCGTCATGTGGACGGTTGGGCGTCGTTCATTCAATTCCTTTTGATCCAGCAAACCGACCGTCAACAAAGAATCCATCGCGTCGGTCAACTCACCTTGCTTCAACCCCGCGAGCATCCCGTAGGTGCTCAGCCGACTCAAACGCAACTGCGTTACCTTCTTGTTCTTCGAACCGACAAGCATCTGCGCGATCAAGTTCTTTCCGAGTCGACCATGTGTACGCGTGACCCCGCTCAGGATCACGCGAATCGCGGTCGTCAGTGCGACCATGTCGATGCCAGATTCCTCGCTCAACGCCCCGACTGAACCACTTTCTCCGAGCGTAGCCCCTGTCGTCAGATTCGCGGCTAACTTCGACGGATCCACCTTCGGCATGCATTCGCCAGCCGGATCACAGTGGTCGCACTTCCCGCAATTCTCCGCGTTTGGATCACCAAAGTAATTCAAGATTACGTGCTGACGACACGATGTCGAACGAGCGAACTGAATCACGGAGTCCAGCTTTTCGTACTCAGCTTGCTTGCGTCTGGCCAACTCTTCGAAGTCGATCTTCAACTGATTGAATGGCAAATCCCGCCGCATGATGTGAACGGCACGACCACGAAACGGAGGGATATAGTCGAACGATTTCAGCTTTGTCAGTTCACGCAATGTTCGCGTCAATTGAACCCGTTCAACACCGGCTCGAGTCGCCAAATAGCTCAGCCGCACAAAAACATCTTCCCCGCGACGAGGTCCCACGATCTTTTCGATCGCGGTCATGACCTGACGTTTCAGCTTGGCTTCCCGAGGCAAGAAATCCAGCAGCGTCGGGACGTCACTATCGATTCGCAACACCGCTTGGTTGGCACTGGAATCCAACCGACGAAGCACACCAGCTTTCGAAAGCAGCGTCTCGGAGGTTCCGATCGCTTCGCTGCCGTCACGAACACCAATTGCTTCACGCACTTGATCCAGCGTCAGCTCAATCGGGTCTTCTTCCCGTGATAGCAAGTACTCATAAACCTTCTTCACCGTTTCTCGCGAAGGGTAACGGTTCTCGATGAAGAACTCTTGGATCTGACGATCGGCGTAGGCGAACAGCAACAAGCACTGACTCATCTCGCCATCGCGTCCTGCGCGACCGGCTTCTTGGTAGTACGCTTCCAACGAACCGGGCATGTTGTAGTGAACCACGAACCGGATGTCCGATTTGTCGATTCCCATTCCAAATGCATTGGTCGCGACAATCGCGGACAAATCGCCTTTCATGAACGCTTCTTGCACTCGGCGTCGCTCATCGGGATGCATCCCAGCATGGTAGACGCCGACTTTGCGTCCCGTCTTTTCGGGCAACCACTCCGCGATCTCTTCGCAACGCTTGCGAGTCGCACCGTAGATGATGCCCGCTCCAGGTTGCTTCGACAGGTAATCACGCAGCGCATTCTGCTTGGCGACATCGTTGTTGCATGGCGTCACCGAGAACCGCAGATTCGTTCTCGCGAAACCGGTGACAAACACGCGAGGTTGCTTCAGGTTCAACAATTCGCAGATGTCATCACGCACGGTCGGCGTCGCGGTCGCGGTCAATCCGATCGTTTGCACGCCGCCCAAGTAACGATCGCGGAATCTTCCCAGACGCGAATAGTCGGGACGAAAGTCGTGGCCCCACTCGCTGACACAGTGTGCTTCGTCGACCGCCAGCAGACTCACGTTGGCCTTGGGAACCACGTCGAGGAAACGTCCGTTCCTCAAACGCTCGGGCGCCACATAGATCAGGTCCAACTTTCCGGCCGCCATTTCGTCCATGACCGATTCTTGCTGGCCGGGCGATTGGGTGCTGTTGAGCAATCGCGCCCGGATGCCTCGTCGCTGCAGCGTATCAACCTGGTCCTTCATCAAAGCGATCAACGGCGAGACCACGATCGTGGTCCCTTCTCTCGCAAGCGAAGGCAGCTGATAGCACAGACTTTTCCCGCCGCCGGTCGGCATCACGCACAAACAATCCGCGCCCGCGGCCAGAGCGTCGACCACATCACGTTGGCCAGGCCGGAACTGCTTCAGACCAAATTGCGGCAGCAACGATTCCGGATCAACGGACTGATTGGAATTGGATGCGAGAGACGACATCCGCTCTTTCGTTCGGTGGGTGAGTAGTGGGCTAGATTGAACCGCGTCCCGGCGACGCATCGCCATCTTCCGCGATTCGGCCCATTTTTGCCACCTCGAACCCGTCCATGTCAGCCAGAGCTATCCGCATCCGTCGGCGCACAAAAAAACCACCCCACTGAAAAACGAGCGGGATGGCTTTTTGAATCTCAATTCTCGCGGGTCGATTACGACTTCGCGCCAGCTTGCTGTTGTTGCAGGCCTGGACGAACACGTTTGTTGATGTCTGTTTCCAGAACGCCGAAAACGGATTCGTGACGAGCAACCGACATTTGCAAAGCAGCGAGCAAACGTTTCGCGGTGAAGAAGTTCACGATGATGCGTTGCTTGACTTGGATTGGCTCCTTCGGCACACCGATTGGTTGTGGGTTCAAACCAAAGTCGATGATCAATTCTTCAGGCGAACCGGTCACGCGGCAGAAGTTCGCGTAGGTTGCGATGGCATTGTCATCGTTAACCTGAACTTGAACGGGAGCCTGAGCTTGAGTTTGTGCTTTCTCAGCGGGAGCGGCTTTTTCTGCGGCGGGGGCTTCAGCTGTCTTGGTTTCGTCTGCCATCAAAATCTCCAAAAAATCAAAAGGGTAACAGGTACGTTGAGATTCGCGTGTTTGGGGCCAATGTAGTGATCCCCCCCTACGTCGCAACGCGAAAGCGACGGGTGAGGATCAAGAATCCGAATTTTGAATCGCTTCTAAAAAGCCAAACGTTAAACCACGTCAAATGGAAAGGATGGTGGAAGCCTAGCTCACTCAGAAGTCGAAGTTGAAAGTTTTAATGATGACTCGCCATAAACGTGCTCCCAAAGACATTGGGTCCACATGAACCTTGGCCGCACCGCGATATCCAGGCCGCAATGGCGACTCAAGTCCTTCGATTGGAACACGAGCTTGATACGAGACACTGCGAGGTTTGATTTGTCCTGTCTGAGGATCAATCTCCGTCTGCAAGCTTCCGCCCGTTTGACTGGACATCGACGCGGACGCCGCCTCAAGTGGCTTCTTCGAGATCTCCTCGATCGACCCATGGAACGTTTCCAGTCGCCGTGAATCAAGCTTCAGATCCACTTCTTGCGATTCACGAACCAATTGCCGGTCACCTTGGTCGATGATCAACACGGCCTCGAATGCTTCGGGTGAACCGATCTCGCAGATCAAATCATCCGCCGTCAACAAGGCACCTCGGTTGCGTTCTTGAAGTGGTGTTCCACTCCAACTAGGTAGACGCCCATCACCAGGATCTTGTTCCTTCTTTTCTGGAGGAGGAAGCACAAAACCATCTCGCTTGGATCGTACAGTCAACCGGTCCAACTCTTCTTGTGTTTTGGCAAGCAACGCTTCGATCGATTCCAGCATTTCTTCTTGAGTTTCGATTTGAATCTTCGCCGACGCATCGTCCAAGCGTCGCGACTTCAAGTTCATCAACTGCACTTGGGCGAGTTTGCGTTCGCCATGCAAGTCGGCCAGCCGAATTTCGAGTTCGGGATTTTTCAATAGAGCGATCGTGTCGCCGGTGCTGACCAAGGTTCCAACCGGAACGGTCTCTTCCACGCGCCCAACCACGCCGGCGTAAACCATTCCCGCACGACTGGGTCGAATTTCAAATGCCGCATCAATGTGGTGCGGCAACGGGATGTAGCACACCGCGGCGACGACCACGCCAAACACGGCGAGCGATGTTAACAACGGTCCGCGTTTCACTTTTGACAATCTCCCAGGTGTGCGGATGAATTTCCACGTTTGAATGATGGGTTGAGCAACCAAACCCGAGAAGCCAATCACGGCCAAGATCCGCCCGAGTGCTTGCAAGCCATAAGGCTCAAGAACCTGCATCACGAACCATACGATCGAAAACACAACCACCCAGCGATAAATCACGCTGGCGATCGTGAACAATCCAAACATGAATTGATTGCGAGTTGGCAAGAATGGATCATCCTGCAATTCCAATCCCAAGCACGTGCTTTGGAACCATCGCTTGAGCACTTCGGTGCTCTTTTGGCGAAGGTTAGGAATCTCCAGGTAGTCCATCATGATGTAGTAACCGTCAAACCGCAGCAGCGGGTTGCCGTTGACCAAGATCGTGCTGACGACGTTTAAGAACATCATGTTCAAACACAAGTCATTGATCGTCGTCCCTTGTTCACTAAAGAACCAAACGAACGCGGCAATCGATGCCAGGATCATCTCGACATAGATCCCACCGGCACCAATCCAGATTCGTTTCCACTTGTTCGGCAGCATCCATGAGTCGGACACATTGCAGTACAGACATGGAGTGAACACCAGCAGCATGAAGCCGATTTCGTGACACTCGCCGCCGAATTTCTTGCAACTCAACCCGTGCCCGAATTCGTGAATGACTTTCACGATCGCCATCGTCGCGGCCAGGATGATCCAGCGATCCGCAGCGAAGAACTGATGGAACGTCGGCAGCTTGGCGTAAACAGTTTGATACTGTGTCGCGAGCAACAAAGACGCGGCCAGCAACAACCCCGCAAAGAAGATCAACGCGGGGACAGTGAAGATCCACCCAAAGATGGGCAACATCCGATTGAGGATCTTCTCGGGGTCAATCCCGCGAAAACGGACGGCGAAGACGTTGGACATCTTCCCCATCAATTCCTTGTTCTTCTTCTTGCGTCCGCGTTCGCGAAGCGACTTTCCTTGGCCGGGTGAATTGCTGATCACCAAGCCGCTGCGGTGCAGCATGCCGATGAATTGTTGCAAGTCACCGAATGTGATTTTCTGTGGCGCGAACCGTTGCTCGAAACCGTCTTTGATGTGCTGCAGGCTGACATGCCCGTCCAGCATGTTCAGGATAAAATACTCTTCGTCGTGAAAACGAAAGTACTGCAATCCCACAGGCTCTTTGACCACCCAATACCCTTGCCCTTGGTAATGGTGGCGGCTGGCGGTCAAGTCAGGACGTCGGCGCACCGTCAGTGCACGTGACGAACTGCTTACCAGTGATTCAGCCAGAGTGGTCATGGAGCCAAGTGTCGAATGAAAAGGTCAGGAAAAAGAGAGCGAGAGGGATTGATGGAACGGATTTGAAA
Above is a genomic segment from Rhodopirellula bahusiensis containing:
- a CDS encoding RecQ family ATP-dependent DNA helicase; the protein is MAMRRRDAVQSSPLLTHRTKERMSSLASNSNQSVDPESLLPQFGLKQFRPGQRDVVDALAAGADCLCVMPTGGGKSLCYQLPSLAREGTTIVVSPLIALMKDQVDTLQRRGIRARLLNSTQSPGQQESVMDEMAAGKLDLIYVAPERLRNGRFLDVVPKANVSLLAVDEAHCVSEWGHDFRPDYSRLGRFRDRYLGGVQTIGLTATATPTVRDDICELLNLKQPRVFVTGFARTNLRFSVTPCNNDVAKQNALRDYLSKQPGAGIIYGATRKRCEEIAEWLPEKTGRKVGVYHAGMHPDERRRVQEAFMKGDLSAIVATNAFGMGIDKSDIRFVVHYNMPGSLEAYYQEAGRAGRDGEMSQCLLLFAYADRQIQEFFIENRYPSRETVKKVYEYLLSREEDPIELTLDQVREAIGVRDGSEAIGTSETLLSKAGVLRRLDSSANQAVLRIDSDVPTLLDFLPREAKLKRQVMTAIEKIVGPRRGEDVFVRLSYLATRAGVERVQLTRTLRELTKLKSFDYIPPFRGRAVHIMRRDLPFNQLKIDFEELARRKQAEYEKLDSVIQFARSTSCRQHVILNYFGDPNAENCGKCDHCDPAGECMPKVDPSKLAANLTTGATLGESGSVGALSEESGIDMVALTTAIRVILSGVTRTHGRLGKNLIAQMLVGSKNKKVTQLRLSRLSTYGMLAGLKQGELTDAMDSLLTVGLLDQKELNERRPTVHMTGLGRQVMNGQVPLPPSLQLKFPLAKKLAKVASKIESGDVAEEEPGDVEPSVATETPTSSPPAQPTQENAANEVSVVSAEPLTSNDSQELLDQDLSDRIKRFRRKRSAALNVAPHRILSESTIKRVIQTKPANATQLEAVSGITSEFIEAYGSDLLELIANTLAEHEINCPPKPVAVAKNEPAEALAVEPAPSSDVDPVKEEATDPSAWRHEYWTWRLCRDGYTLQQVAEIRGEPTETLIDHLIAAARAGQKIDPDWADTPANAKRLRNL
- a CDS encoding hemolysin D, whose protein sequence is MTTLAESLVSSSSRALTVRRRPDLTASRHHYQGQGYWVVKEPVGLQYFRFHDEEYFILNMLDGHVSLQHIKDGFEQRFAPQKITFGDLQQFIGMLHRSGLVISNSPGQGKSLRERGRKKKNKELMGKMSNVFAVRFRGIDPEKILNRMLPIFGWIFTVPALIFFAGLLLAASLLLATQYQTVYAKLPTFHQFFAADRWIILAATMAIVKVIHEFGHGLSCKKFGGECHEIGFMLLVFTPCLYCNVSDSWMLPNKWKRIWIGAGGIYVEMILASIAAFVWFFSEQGTTINDLCLNMMFLNVVSTILVNGNPLLRFDGYYIMMDYLEIPNLRQKSTEVLKRWFQSTCLGLELQDDPFLPTRNQFMFGLFTIASVIYRWVVVFSIVWFVMQVLEPYGLQALGRILAVIGFSGLVAQPIIQTWKFIRTPGRLSKVKRGPLLTSLAVFGVVVAAVCYIPLPHHIDAAFEIRPSRAGMVYAGVVGRVEETVPVGTLVSTGDTIALLKNPELEIRLADLHGERKLAQVQLMNLKSRRLDDASAKIQIETQEEMLESIEALLAKTQEELDRLTVRSKRDGFVLPPPEKKEQDPGDGRLPSWSGTPLQERNRGALLTADDLICEIGSPEAFEAVLIIDQGDRQLVRESQEVDLKLDSRRLETFHGSIEEISKKPLEAASASMSSQTGGSLQTEIDPQTGQIKPRSVSYQARVPIEGLESPLRPGYRGAAKVHVDPMSLGARLWRVIIKTFNFDF
- a CDS encoding DUF3467 domain-containing protein, which codes for MEILMADETKTAEAPAAEKAAPAEKAQTQAQAPVQVQVNDDNAIATYANFCRVTGSPEELIIDFGLNPQPIGVPKEPIQVKQRIIVNFFTAKRLLAALQMSVARHESVFGVLETDINKRVRPGLQQQQAGAKS